The region TCCGTTAAACTTTAAAACCGGGCGTAAAACCCAAAATAGCCTCTGTCACGTCCGTTAGACCGGAAAGCACCCTACCGTGACCATTGGATCTGAAAGCACACTACTACTTAAAGCTTGCAAGTAGGGTTAAAGGCCGCAAGCGGCAAAACGACCGAGTTTTCGTCGGCAAGCTTTAGGTGGCTTTAGCCACAGGTTGCTTTTCGGCAGTATTTAGCCTAAAAAGTCGGCTTTCAGCCGCTCACAGGAACCTGTCGACTTTGGTCGATAGTGGTTCAAACTGGCTTTCTTCGCAGCGTTCGGATTGAAACTTCATGCTCTCCTACTATTTCATGAAATGACTTTTGGTCTTCCAGTACTTTTTTAACGTCCTGATTGGTTTCCATTATGGCTTGCTTAATCATGGGGATTTCGGAGACTTGGGATTTAACTTCATGCAAGGTTGTTTCAAGATTTCCGATGCGGGACTCCATATTGCTGATTTGAGATTCTATGTTGCTGATACGGGACTCCATATTTCCAATCCGGGACTCCATATTTCCAATCCGGGAATCCATTTCACTGATATGGGATTCTATGTTGCTGATACGGGACTCCATATTGCTGATTTGAGATTCTATGTTGCTGATACGGGACTCCATATTTCCAATCCGGGAGTCCATTTCACTGATATGGGATTCTACTTTCTCCAAACGGGAGTTAACGGATTGAATTTCTCCCAAAATCTGCAATAAAATTTGTTCGCTCATTATCATCTTCCTTCCGTTATAGAAGTTCATTTATATACCGCGATGACAGTCCGAGCAAAACATTCGATGCCTGATTTTGTCGCACGTACATATCTCTTTCTATACATTGTATCACAAAAAAAGGAGGAGGGCATACGACGTCGTTCATAAAATGCCAACAACCGTATATTACGTTTTGTGGCACAGCCGAACTTGACTTTGCCGCTCCGCAAGGTTAAAATTTGATCAATAAATTTGCTTATATGGATTCGATGATGGGATGAAGTAGTTCGGATACGCATACGCAGAGAGGGAAGCCATAGGCTGCAAGCTTCCTTGTGACGGCCGGATGAAAGACCTCCCGTAGAACACGCTGTGAAGTGCCGTTAATCCGAACCGGATGGCGACAACGGCATGGTAGCAGACGTGCGGCGGCAACCGTTAACCGCAAGAGCGCAAATGCTTTCGCCGCAACCGGCGAAGAGCGTTTGAATGTGGGTGGCACCACGGGCGATCAACATCACCCGTCCCTGACAATTGCAATGTCGAGGACGGTTTTTTATTTTTGTTGGGAGTTGGATCAAAATGGCCATACAAAAGCCGAAAGGAACACAGGATATTTTGCCGGGCGAATCGGAAAAGTGGCAGTTCCTTGAAGCAAAAGCACGGGAAATATGCCGCCGTTTTTGCTACAGGGAAATCAGGACGCCGGTTTTCGAGCATACCGAGCTTTTTCGGCGCGGCGTCGGGGAGACGACCGATATTGTCGAGAAGGAAATGTATGAATTTTTGGATAAGGGAAAACGGAGCATGTCGCTGCGCCCCGAAGGCACAGCCGGGGTTGTCCGCGCGTATGTGGAAAATAAGCTGTACGGCGAACCGGATATCAGCAAGCTCTACTACATCGGTCCGATGTTTCGTTATGAACAGCCGCAATCCGGCAGGCAGCGGCAATTTCACCAATTCGGCGTGGAAGCGTTCGGGTCGGTGGATCCGATGTTGGATGCGGAAGTGATTGCGCTGGGGTTTTCTTTTTACCGCGAAATCGGTTTGCGCGACGTGACGGTCGAACTCAATTCCGTCGGCACGCCGGAAATTCGCGCGCAATTCCGGGAGAAACTGCTGGCCTTTCTTACGCCGATCAAACAAACGTTGTGCAAGGATTGCCAATCGCGGCTGGAACGCAACCCGCTGCGCGTCCTTGATTGCAAAGTGGATCAGGACAAGTTTAAGGGCGCTCCTTCGCTCATCGATCATCTTGACGATGAATGCCGCGCACATTTCCACCGTGTGCAGGACGGGCTTAACGCAATGGGGGTACCGTTCAACATCAATCCTCGTTTGGTGCGCGGCCTGGATTATTACACGCATACCGCTTTTGAATTTAAAGCGGCGGGCATCGGCGCGATCGACACGATCGGCGGCGGCGGGCGCTACAACGGCCTGGTCGCGGAAGTGGGCGGC is a window of Bacilli bacterium DNA encoding:
- the hisS gene encoding histidine--tRNA ligase; amino-acid sequence: MAIQKPKGTQDILPGESEKWQFLEAKAREICRRFCYREIRTPVFEHTELFRRGVGETTDIVEKEMYEFLDKGKRSMSLRPEGTAGVVRAYVENKLYGEPDISKLYYIGPMFRYEQPQSGRQRQFHQFGVEAFGSVDPMLDAEVIALGFSFYREIGLRDVTVELNSVGTPEIRAQFREKLLAFLTPIKQTLCKDCQSRLERNPLRVLDCKVDQDKFKGAPSLIDHLDDECRAHFHRVQDGLNAMGVPFNINPRLVRGLDYYTHTAFEFKAAGIGAIDTIGGGGRYNGLVAEVGGHDQPGVGLGLGLERILLVLQAQGGEIPFSPAVDVYFVSLGEAADRQNVALLQQLRSGGIAAEKDYLGRKMKAQLKAADRLGARFAAILGDDELAAGAIALKNLATGEQEMVAIADFPSIVANRLHE